A window of Dysidea avara chromosome 1, odDysAvar1.4, whole genome shotgun sequence genomic DNA:
TAGTACACCTGGGACATACATACCAAACATTTGCTGTGACCAATGAAGGTATACATGGTTAATCTACCCACCAATCCCTCACTGTGACCAATAAAATACAGTTTGGACATACAAGTCATACGTACATACCAGCCTCTCACTGTCACCAATGAGAACAGCTGGGACATATGCAAACATAAAAATGCAGAATATAacataatacagacaattttaCATAATAGACACCAAACAACtttataaaatttattatttatttattgttttgtAATATTcaaatcattattattattattatcagaaCTCTACCTGGAGGGCCAACATGATGTATGGGGGGCCataaaataaactagtgtcTGATGGGCTGATACTGGTTGCTGTATGGTCGCAGGCTTAATGCACACTCCAAGCTAACTCAACAACTCTTGGTATATTCAGAGTCCTTTTAACATTCTGCAGGTTAGCACTGTTATTATTAGTTACAGTAGGATATAAGTGATAATCATAGTCATACAAGTGGTGTTGCCTATACCCTATTACTGGCATGGCCAGAAGGATTATGGTTTATAAACTCTAACAAGAAACACATTCACAGAATTGCTGGCATGGTGCATAGATGTGAAGGGATCAGTGTGAGTAGGCATGCAAGCTTTTCTGACCCTTTGCAGTGGTGGCACACAGCAGTGTATGATGCTAATGACTGTTTAGCTGTGTGATTGATGTCCAGTCAATCTCTAGTTCATTGAGATATTGTGCATGACaaaccaaccatcacaaactggtGATAAAAAGGAATAGTACATGTGGTGCTAGTCCCCTCCCGTGACTAGATCCCTAGACAGAGGAAGGTCATCTTTGATGTCCTTTCTTGGAAGCAAAGCTTGCCAGCTGAAAATACATATGTAGCAACCCTATGTTCTGCTGAATCAATCACTTTGGAGGTGACATTTGGTCTCCTAGACTATATGAGTAGTTAGTGAAGGTAGCAACCAGTGGTTGCAGTGTGACAGGACCgaatgtattattgtattatgaGAATGTTGTCAATGGCATACAAGTAGTATTGCTTTAATCAAACCTTTCCCCTGGCATGGCCAGTAGAACTCTGTCCAAGAACTTCATTCATAGAATACCAGATCAGGCTGATGCCTTACATTTTATGACTCTGGTGGCTACTATGCTCTGTAATGCTGCTGAACGTCATGTAAGACTGAATAAGGAGGACAACAAGTTGCCCTGGATCATAACCACTGACCTTACAATCAATCTCCAACACATTGGGATATTGTGTATGAAATACTTTATCCATAATGCAGGTTGGTGATAACAGACTTGACATGAgtaatgcatgtgtacatgttatATTGTCCAGGCCACAAAGATGCCAGCCTCCTTTCATGACTAGCTGCCTCCTGGACATGTCTGATCACAACTCGGAGACCCTGGATGGGAATCGTTTGCATTGCGCTATCCTCTTGAGGGACAGTGGGGACTGTGGTGGCTGGATGGCCTCTGTGCATCCATCCCATGGACACCCCAAGCATGGCATTAAATATTACTCCTTCTTTCACACAAGCCTCCTTAGAATCCACACAATGTTTGTATTAATTCTACTGAGAGGAAACATTCGGTTTCCTAGCCCACGTGTTTGGTTTCCCGAAGTTGGTGGAAGTCACGTCTAACCATTGGATGCAATATGACAGGAATTAGAGCTATAGATACACAAGGGTCCCCCTGAGTAGTTTCTCCCCTTTCATGCTGTGTTGTTTTGCCACcttgtagctacgtatgtgttgATGAAATGATTGTAAGGACTTATCGCGATCGATAGAGTTTGACCTGGTTCAGCTCAGTTAATTCAACTTTTCACCGTATTTTACCAGCATTAACATTACAGCAAACAAGCATCCTATTTATACTAGTGTGTCAAGAATGTTCTAGAAGAGCCTAGTACCTCACAGAAAACCTATACATTAAAGTTCTATATCAACGCCTATAATGTGTTGAGAGTAcacaaataaaaattattaagcCTTACAATATAAATATTACAAGTTCTTCGCATTGTCTGCGACACTCCCCCCAAGATGATCCCTTAATTTCTGTCTTGCCCTTAAAGCAGCTTGTCTTATCGGACGTAAATTAGTATTTTCTATGTTGTCTTTCTCCGGTTCAGTAACTCTGTTGTCTTCCACTGAATGATTATCAGGACATTCGATGGGGTAAAGTAGTTTCAACGCTCTGTGGAGGTATCTCCTTGTTGGTAACATTACTTCAGCAGATCGAATAGCATCATCTCTTCCCTTAATCAACTTGCAAATTCTTCCTACCTTCCACTGACCACGTGGTAAACTTTCTTTGATCAACACTACATCTCCTATTTGAGGTTTCTCTTTAAAAGTGTTTCTGACTTGGTTTAATGTTGACTGATTTCTCTCTCGTAGGCTAAGTAAATAATCTTTGCACCATATTTTCCAAAACTGAATCAAACATCTTTGGCCACTTTTCCACCTTTCTAGTAGTTGTTCACTTGTGCCAAATTTCTCTGTCATCTTAAACAAAGTGTCAGTATCTGTTGAGTAGTCTGGAACAAAGTGTTGATGACTTTGAGTTAAAAAACTAAGTAGAGTAATCACAAAACTAGAGTTGATATCATCATCCACGTAAGATAATGGTCGAGAATTTACTACTGTTTCAACTTCTGCTAACACAGTAACCAATTGTTTCTCAGAAAGATGTCTGCTACCGATAACTTTACGTAGTGCTTTCTTAGTGATTCCCACTAGTCTCTCATATAGGCCTCCCATCCAGGGTGCTAGATTGACAACGAACTTCCATTCAATTCCTTTGGTTGCAGAAAAATCTATCACTTCATCACTTGTTACCACTTCACTCCAAATCTTATTAAGAACTGATTTAGCCGTCTCGAACTGTTTTGCGTTATCTGAGAGAATTTGCTTTGGGATACCACGTCTAGCTATGAATCTGCGAAAACAAAGTAAGAATTGCTCAGCAGACATGTCTTCAATTAATTCGAGGTGCACAGCTTATAATTGCAAAGCATGTGAACAAACACACCCAAACCTTCTTAGTAGCTTCTGTAGTTTCATCAGAATAGTACTTGATGTGCAGTGGGCCAAAATAGTCTAATCCAGTGCATTTAAAAGGGATGGACTGAATGACTCTTTCCTTTGGCCATGGAGGCATTAGTGGCATCCTGTACGGCCCTCCCTCGACACTTTGACATACTTGGCATCTATTTAACACTTTCTTGACTTCTGATCTTCCCTTGGGAATCCAATATTCCTGTCGTGTTTCTGCTAGTGTCTGTGATACGCCAGCATGAAATATGCTGCGATGAGAATCTCCAATGATTAATCTTGTATAATAATCTTTTGGTGGTAAAAGTTTAGGACATTTAGCTCCTTCTGTCAATTCGGAATTCTGAAGTCTTCCCCCACATCTCAAAACACCTTGTTCATCTAATATCAAGTTCAGCTGCCGCTTTAAATTGCAATTTTCTCCCCTTCTGACCTTTCTAATTGTGTCTGAAAAATACTTTCCTTGAATGTGTTGATCCCACAATACCTTAGCCTTTTTAATCTCTGCTGCTGTTAATGGCCCATTGGTAGTCTCTCTGTTCATGAATTTGTTAACATATCGTACAACCCATGCTGTGATTCTTAACAATTTCTGTAGTGATGAAAATCGTTCAGGATTGATATCCGAAAGATTGACTGCTGTTGTGGATAAAGTTTCTATAATTCTCTCTCCTACCAAAAGCTTTGCTTCAAAAACGATTTCTTTCTTCACCTCCTCCTTTGTTTCATAAAAAAACATTATCTGGAACACTGTAAACTGGCCACTGGTTTTGTGGTCTAGCTAACCACAAAGGTCCATTCCACCAAATGGAGTGTAGCAGGTCAGTTGGAGACTTTCCTCTGGTAGCTAGGTCAGCTGGATTTTCCTGAGTAGGAACATATCGAAATGATGTTTCCTCAAGCGATTTAATTTCTTTTAGTCTGTTTGTTACAAACATTGGAAGAAGCTTTTTACTCTGGAGCCACTGTAGTACACATTGTGAGTCTGTATACAAAACTCTGGATGTTATAGGTAAGTGTAGCTCCTTCTCAACAAACTGCATTGCTCTAGTTCCAATAAGCACACCCAATAATTCTAATCTAGGAATTGTTATTCCATGTGGGGCTAAACGTGTTTTAGAGAAAACAAGATCAACTGAGCAGTTAGTAGGTGACCATTGGTGTAGGTAAACTGTAGTAGCATAGGCCTTTCCTGATGCATCACTAAAACAAATCAAGCTGTATTCTATTAGCTGATCTCCGACTACATCTGTGCTAAGATATCGAGGAATGTGAAATGTTGAGATTGTTTTGAGATCTTGACATATATTTGCCCACCTATTTAATTGCGCAGTAGGAAGTTTGCTGTCCCATTCAAATCTATTTTCCCACAAATCCTTAATGAAAATTTTGGCCTGTAGGATAGTTGGAGAAAAATATCCTAGTGGGTCGTAAATTGAAGCCGTTGCTTGAAGTATTTCTCGTTTTGTACAGGCTCCTTCTAGTTTATCAGAAGATGGTCCTGGTACTGATAGTGtatcagttttcaatttccaacAAATGCCCAGAACTTTGATATCAGAGTTGGTTGCTTTGTCATGGTTAGGAATCAATTCCATTAATTCTTCTGAATTTGATGACCACTCTCTAAGGTTCATTGAAGCCGTGACAAAGATCTGTTTTGCTTCTGTGTACAGATGATGTCCTTCTGTTACACTGTGAACTCCTGTTATCAAATTATCCACATATATGTCTCGTTGTAAATGTTCAGCTGTCATGCTTCCAATCTGCTTCAAATGGTGGGTGACTGTTGCTGCCAAAAGAAATGGACTTGATATAATTCCAAATGGTATTCTGCAAAACCGATATATTTGTAAGTTTTCATCATTAGTGTTCTTATTTCCTGTATCACTCAACCACAAAAAGCGTGTGACATCTCTATCCTTTTCCTGCAGTCCTACATTGAGAAATGCTTTTTCAATGTCACTAACCACCCCAATTGGA
This region includes:
- the LOC136250909 gene encoding uncharacterized protein, which translates into the protein MSAEQFLLCFRRFIARRGIPKQILSDNAKQFETAKSVLNKIWSEVVTSDEVIDFSATKGIEWKFVVNLAPWMGGLYERLVGITKKALRKVIGSRHLSEKQLVTVLAEVETVVNSRPLSYVDDDINSSFVITLLSFLTQSHQHFVPDYSTDTDTLFKMTEKFGTSEQLLERWKSGQRCLIQFWKIWCKDYLLSLRERNQSTLNQVRNTFKEKPQIGDVVLIKESLPRGQWKVGRICKLIKGRDDAIRSAEVMLPTRRYLHRALKLLYPIECPDNHSVEDNRVTEPEKDNIENTNLRPIRQAALRARQKLRDHLGGSVADNAKNL
- the LOC136250988 gene encoding uncharacterized protein; protein product: MNRETTNGPLTAAEIKKAKVLWDQHIQGKYFSDTIRKVRRGENCNLKRQLNLILDEQGVLRCGGRLQNSELTEGAKCPKLLPPKDYYTRLIIGDSHRSIFHAGVSQTLAETRQEYWIPKGRSEVKKVLNRCQVCQSVEGGPYRMPLMPPWPKERVIQSIPFKCTGLDYFGPLHIKYYSDETTEATKKVWVCLFTCFAIISCAPRIN
- the LOC136251070 gene encoding uncharacterized protein, translated to MVTWPWKEENPDLPHNYYLALGRLKSIIQRLQKHPQILQQYEAIIQEQLQRGIIEKVTTESEEGPIKHYIPHHPVITPAKSTTKVRVVYDASAKTKQDHKSLNECLLRGPIMLPDLFGLLLRFRLSPIGVVSDIEKAFLNVGLQEKDRDVTRFLWLSDTGNKNTNDENLQIYRFCRIPFGIISSPFLLAATVTHHLKQIGSMTAEHLQRDIYVDNLITGVHSVTEGHHLYTEAKQIFVTASMNLREWSSNSEELMELIPNHDKATNSDIKVLGICWKLKTDTLSVPGPSSDKLEGACTKREILQATASIYDPLGYFSPTILQAKIFIKDLWENRFEWDSKLPTAQLNRWANICQDLKTISTFHIPRYLSTDVVGDQLIEYSLICFSDASGKAYATTVYLHQWSPTNCSVDLVFSKTRLAPHGITIPRLELLGVLIGTRAMQFVEKELHLPITSRVLYTDSQCVLQWLQSKKLLPMFVTNRLKEIKSLEETSFRYVPTQENPADLATRGKSPTDLLHSIWWNGPLWLARPQNQWPVYSVPDNVFL